GATGCCTCCTCACTCCATGGTGCTGGCGATGACCGGTGCGGGTCTCCTGTGGGTGGGCTGGTACGGCTTCAACGTGGGATCGGCCCTTGGCGCCGACGGCGTCGCCTCGAACGCGTTTGTCGCCACGACCTTGGCGGCTGCGGTGGCCTCGATCCTTTGGCCTGCGCTCGAATGGATTCTGCATGGCAAACCCACCGTTCTTGGGTTCTGCTCCGGCATCGTGGCTGGGTTGGTGGCCATCACTCCGGCGGCAGGATTTGTCAGCTCCGGGGCGGCGGTGGCGATCGGCGCTTTGGGCACGATCGCGTCCTTCTTCGCGGCCATGCGCTTGAAGCACCTTTTGCGCTACGACGACGCGCTGGACACCTTTGGTGTGCACGGCGTGGCAGGCACGGTGGGCACGGTGCTGACGGGCGTGTTCGCTTCGGTCCTGATCAATCCCAATCTCCAGACGAACCTCGGTGGACTGGTTGGAAACGGGCTTTGGCTGGAGCAGCTGAAGGCGATGGGGATCGTGGTGGTGATCGCGCTTGCCGGAACTACGGTGGCCACCTTTGCCACCAAGCTGATTCTGGGGCTGCGCCCGGACACCGAAGACGAGGTCGCGGGCCTGGATTACCTGGACCACGGCGAGGTGGGGTACCGGTACGACGAGGCATAAGCCTTTTCTTTCGGCTGCGCCGGGCTTCTTTCTCGGATTCTCATCCGAGTGGAGTTTGGCAGGGCTTTCGCCCTGCACCGTTTTACAGGAGGACGCTTCCCGCTCCTCCTGTACCTCCTCGGGGTCAAGGACCGCTGCGCGGCGGCCCTTGACGATCCCGCGCGCCAAGGGGTCTCGGGCTCTACGGAGCGGATGACCGCTCCTCCGAATAGCCTCGCCCCCTTGGAACCCCTGCCGGCCCTGCGAGATGCAGTGAGCATGATTTGTCCACGGACACTGGTGTGTATCAGGTTGAGTTTCAATCGTAGAGTTGGAGACGAATGAGTGCGTCCGGGTTCTACCTTGCAGGGCCGATGACCACCGAAACTATCCCGACCGTGCGTGTCGACGACCGCGAAATCCTCCTGTTGGGCACCGCCCACGTTTCCGCCGAATCCGTGCTGCAAGTGGAAGCGGCCATCCGCGAGGCGGCGCCGGATTGCGTTTGCGTGGAGCTGGACGAAAAACGTCTCCAGGCCCTGTCCGATCCCGACGCCTGGAAGAAGTTGGATCTGTTCACCGTGATCCGGCAAGGACAGTTTTCGACGCTGATCGCCAACATCCTGCTTTCCAGCCACCAAAAGCGCATGGGCTTGCAGACCGGCGTGCGACCGGGCTCGGAGCTTTACAAGGCGGTCACCACCGCACGCGAACTGGGAATTCCGGTGGTACTGGTGGATCGCGAGATCAAAACCACCCTGCGGCGGGTTTGGAGTCTCACCCCCTGGTGGCGTCGGCTCAAGCTGTCGGCGGGCTTGTTGGAAAGCGTGTTCGAGACCGACAAGGTCACGGAAGAGGATCTGGGCAAATTGCGGGAGCAGGACAACCTCAGCTCCATGATGGACGAGATGGGCAAGGAATTCCCGGAGGTTCGCCAGGTGATGCTGGACGAGCGCGACCATTTCATGGTGGGGCGCATTCGCCAAGCCCCGGGCAAGCGCGTGTTGGCCGTGATCGGCGCCGGACACCGGCAAGGCATGACGCGGCTATTGGAAACAGGTGAGGCGACCCAAAGCGAAGAGGTGATCGGCGTGGTCCCGGCCTCATCAAAGGTTTGGACGTGGCTTGGATGGGGAATCCCTGCGGTGATCCTGGCCGCCTTGGCCTGGATCGGGATCGATCAAGGCGCCGCCAAAATGGGGCAGAGCGCCCTGTTCTGGGCCCTTTCCACCGCCATTCCAGCGGCGCTCGGAACGCTTTTGGCCTTTGGACACCCTCTGACCATCCTTTCGGCGTTCCTCTCCGCACCCATCACCACCTTGGTTCCCGTGCTGGGCGTGGGGCATGTCACCGCCCTGGTCCAGACCTGGCGGGTGCCTCCTCGGGTGGAAGAAATGGAAAACGTCACCGACGACATCTCGCATTTTCGCAAGTGGTGGACCAATCGTCTGTTGCGGATCGTGCTTTGCTTCCTGCTGCCCGGCTTGCCCACCACCATCGGCATGGCCTTCGGCGGCTGGCACATCTTCAAGAACATCTGATCCCGCCCCTGTAGGGATCGGGCATGCCCGATCCCTACAGGAGCGATTGATCTACGATGGCGGGACGGTGACCAAGGAATCCTCGCCGTCCTCGGTCAATTCGTAGGCGATCAGGGGATGGCCCGAGCAAGGGCCGTACACGCACAGGCCGTCCTCCGGGCGGAAGAGCGCTCCGTGGACCTTGCATTGGATCATCTTGAGGTCCGGATTCCAGAAATCGGCATCCCCCGTATCCAATTCGACGGTCCAATGGCGGCATTGGTTGCGAAACGCCCTCAATCCAACCGGGGTCCGCAACACCAAACCCTGCACGTCGGAATCCGGCAGGTAGAAGGTCTTTGCTTCGCCGATGGCAAGAGTTGCCGTCGCCGCGACACGAACAGTGTTAGAATCGGATTTCATGCGCCTACCTGCCAGTGGTATCTTTCGGAGGAAGATCCAAATTTCCTGGCTCGGAAGGTCCAAGAAGATGGAAGGGAAAAGTCAGTGGCGGTGAAACTCGGCGAGATGATGGTGGAGAGCGGGCTGATTTCCAAAGAACAGCTCCTTCTCGCTCTCAAGAGCCAGCGGTCCATGGGAGGCAAGCTCGGGGAAAATCTCGTGCGGGTGGGAGCTTTCCTGGACGAGGAGGAAATTGCTTCGTTTGTGGCCAAGCAGATGAACTTGGGCCACATCTCGCTTTCCGACATCGAGCTGGACGAAGAAACCGTGCGCCTGATCCCACAGGATCTGGCCATGAAATACGGGGTCATCGTGGTCAGTCGCACCAACAAGGTGCTGACCGTGGCCACTTCCGACCCCAAGAACGTCTACGTCCTGGATGCCATCAAGTTCATCACGGGCTGTACCGTCAAGCCCGTGGTCGCGGCGGAAAACCAGATCCGCGGTTGCCTGGAGAAATATTTCCAGACCTCCATGCAAAAGGAAATGGCCGACATCATCGGGGCGGTCGGCGACGACATGGAGGTCGTGCGCGAGTCCAACGACGATGCCGAGGCCGCCAACGCGTTGGCCGCAGTGGACGACGCCCCTCTGGTGAAGTTGGTCAACAAGATCCTCATCGACGCCATCCGCATCCGGGCTTCCGACATCCACGTGGAGATCTACGAGAAGGTCATGCGGGTCCGCTACCGCGTGGATGGCACGCTGCGCGAAATCAGCACTCTGCCTTTCAAACTTCGCCACGCGATCATCTCGCGCATCAAGATCATGTCCAACCTGGACATTTCAGAGCGTCGTCTGCCCCAAGACGGGCGCATCAAGCTCAAGACCCCTTCCGGAAAGATGGTGGATCTTCGCGTCAACAGCCTGCCTTGCATCTTCGGCGAGAAGGTGGTCATGCGTATCCTGGACCAGTCCAACCTCCAGTTGGACCTGATCAAGCTGGGATTGCATGAAAAGGGACTTCGCGACCTGCAAGAGGCCATCGACGCGCCTTTCGGGATGATTCTCGTGACGGGCCCCACGGGCTCGGGCAAATCAACCACCCTCTATTCGGCGATGTCCACGATCAACGACGTGGGCATCAACATCATGACCGCCGAAGATCCGGTGGAATACAACCTCCACGGCATCAACCAGGTCCAGATGCATTCGGAGATCGGACTCACCTTCGCCGCCGCGTTGCGCGCCTTTTTGCGCCAGGATCCGGACGTGATCATGGTCGGTGAAATGCGCGACCTGGAAACGGCGGAAATCGGCGTGAAGGCCGCTTTGACCGGTCACTTGGTGCTGTCCACGCTCCACACCAACGACGCTCCCAGCACCATCAACCGTCTGGTGGACATGGGGATCGAGCCGTTCCTGGTGGCCAGTTCTTGTCGGTTGATCATCGCCCAACGCCTGGTGCGGAAGGTTTGCGCGGATTGCAAAACGCCGGATCCGGAAAGCAAGACGCCTGCCCTGCAGCGCCTTTTGCGGCTGGACGACGACGCCTTCGCACGATTGGAGCCCATGAAAGGGCGCGGTTGCGACACCTGTGGGGGTTCCGGGTACAAGGGACGCCAAGGTGTCTACGAGATCATGCCGATCTCGCCAGCCATCAAACAACTCATCATCGACCGGGCGAGCATCGAAGAGATCCGCCAGGCGGCGGTTTCCGACGGCGTGCTCACGCTGCGGGCCGCCGCTCTCAAACTCCTGATGGAAGGTCAGACGACCGCACAGGAAGTCATCCGTTCCACAGACACCTGACGATCCCACCGGAGCGAACATGGTCAACGTACTCGAGCTCATCACGAAAATGATCGAATGGAAGGCTTCCGACCTTCACATCACGGTCAACTCCCCGCCCATGCTGCGCGTGGACGGAGGGCTTCGTCCTTTCGACAACCACCCTCTCACGCCCGAGGAGGCCCAGCAGGTCTGCTACAGCGTGATGAAGGAGGAGCAGAAGAAGAAGTTCGAGGACTTCGACCTGGACAAGGAGAAGGGACGACAAGTCGACTTCTCCTTCGGCATCCGCCACCAGATGAGCGACGGCAGGCCTTTCGAGGCGCGCTTTCGCGCCAACGTGTTCATGCAGCGTGGCAACACCGCGATGGTCATGCGCCACATCCCCACGGAGATCCGCGGTTTCGAGGAGCTGGGGCTTCCCCGCATCACGGGAGAATTCTGTGATCGGGCGCGAGGCCTGGTGCTCCTGACAGGGCCCACGGGTTCCGGCAAATCCACATCGCTTGCCTCCATGATCGACAAGATCAATACCGAGCGAAGCGAACACATCCTCACCATCGAAGACCCCATCGAATTCGTGCACAAGCACAAGCGATGCATCGTCAACCAGCGCGAAGTCTATTCGGACACGGCCAGCTTCACGCAGGCCCTCAAGGTGGCGCTCCGTCAAGATCCGGACGTGGTCCTTCTGGGAGAAATGCGCGACCGCGAGACGGTGGAAATCGGTTTGCAGATCGCGGAAACCGGTCACCTCACGTTCGCGACCCTGCACACCAACTCCGCCCCCCAGACCATCAACCGCATCATCGACATGTTCCAACAGGGTGAGCGCGACGCGGTGCGAGGTCAGCTGGCCTTCGTTTTGGAAGGCGTGATCTGCCAGCAGCTGATCCCGAAGATCGGTGGCGGGCGCGTGATCGCCACCGAGGTCCTGAACGTGACCCCGGCCATCCGCTCGCTCATCCGCGACGACAAGGTCCACCAGATGCAGGGCATCATGGAAGTGAGCCAAAAGTACGGGATGCAGACCTTGAACATGGATTTGGCCAAGCTTGTGATCAGCCGGAAGATCACCAAAGACGACGCGATCATGTACTCTTCCGATCCGGAGCAGTTGGACAAGTTCATCTCGGGCAACTTCCGCCTCTGATCGGAGCGATACCATGGCAAAATTTGCATACAAGGGAAAGTCCGTCGCCGGCAAGTCCGTCGAAGGCGAGATCGAGGCGGAGAGCCAGCAGGCGGCCGAGGCGCTCGTCAAGAAACGGCGCATCAAGGATGTGACCATCCGTCGAAGCGGATCCAAGGGATTCCAGTTCGGCACAGGCATCGGGCTGAAGGATCTCTCCCGGTTCACGCGACAGTTTTCGGCGATGAACCAGGCGGGTCTGCCTTTGATCCAATGCTTGGAAATCCTGTCCGAGCAGACGGAGAACAAGAATCTCGCCACCCGCATCCGCAAGATCTCCACGGACATCCAGGGCGGCGGGACCTTGGCCGAATCCATGGAAAAACACAAACCGGTCTTTTCGGAGTTGTACTGCCAGATGGTTCGCGCCGGCGAGGCGGGCGGTATCCTGGACACCATCCTGGCGCGTCTTGCCGACTACCAGGAAGCAGCGGAGGCCTTGCGCCGCAAGGTGAAGGGCGCCCTGACCTATCCAGTGATGGTGGCGGTCGTTGCGGCCGGCGCCGTGGTCGCCTTGATGACCTTGGTGGTTCCGGTGTTCGCCAACATGTTCAAGGACATGGGCGGTACGCTTCCCGCCCCCACGCGGATGGTGATGTCGATTTCCGACTTCCTGAAGGGGAACATCTGGTGGATGCTGATCCTGGTGGTGGGCGCCGTGGTGGGCCTCCTGCAGGCGATCAAGCGCAGTCCCAAGTTCAAGTTTTTCTGGGACGGCATGATGCTCAAGCTTCCCATGTTCGGCGACCTACAGCGAAAGAGTGCGGTCGCGCGATTCTGTCGGACCTTGGGTACGTTGCTCTCTTCCGGTGTGCCCATCATCGATGCGCTGACGGTGACGGCGAAAACTTCCGGCAACGTGGTGCTGGAAGCCGGCATTTTCCGGACCGTCGAGGCGATTTCCGGAGGTCAATCCATCGCGGAACCCTTGAAGGCGACCGGCGTGTTTCCCCCGATGGTCATCCAGATGATCGCGGTCGGTGAACGCACCGGCGGTCTTTCGGATATGCTCACGCGCGTTTCCGACTTCTACGATACGGAAGTCGAGGCCGCGGTGGAAGCCTTGACCTCCATGCTGGAACCTTTGGTGATCGTGGTTCTGGGCGGCATCATCGGTGCCGTGCTCATCGCGATGTACCTGCCGATGTTCGAAATGGCTGGCAGCATCAAGTGAACCCAATCGCGGGCTCGTCCCTCCAGATCCGCTGGATCGGGACGACCCGCGTCCTGACGCCCGTCGCGCTGTTTCTCTCCGCCTTGGCGGTTCCAGGGACCGAACGCGTCTGGTTGTGGTTGGGGCTTCATTCCGTTGCGAACCTTGTCTACCTGGGCCTGCACTGGAAGGGGCATCCCTCGTCGGACAAGCCCCATCCTTGGCTGGATCTGTACCTGGATGCTCTGTTTTGCTTCGATGTCTGGGTGGAGGCGTTGATCGTCGCCAGCGACGGGGGATTGCAATCGGACTTCATCCTCCTTTTCGTGCTCACGGCCACCTTGGCTGGCTTCCTGATGCGCTATCGCGGCGCATTTTTGGTGGCAGGCGCAGGGCTTGCCCTGTTTGGATCCTTGGCCTTCGGGCACCTGGGGACCGGATGGACCGACGCGGGACTTTCCACGCTCTCGCGCTCGACAGTCGTTTTCCGCACGATCATGGTGGTTGGCTTGGGCACCCTGGTCGCGTTTCTGACCGCGTATCTGGCCGAAACCCTGCACCGACAGCGTGCCCTCTCCGAAGACCAGGCGCGCGACCTCCTATTGGCCAGGCTTGATCTCGATGGTGTGTTGAATCGTCTATCGTACGGCGTGCTGGTGATGGAGCCCCAAGGGAAGCTCTTGTACTTCAATCAGTCGGCTTGCTCGATCTTGCGCCATCCCTTGCATCCAGGCGCGAGGCTTCATCAGGTTCTCGCTTCGGAGACGTGGGGTTCGGATTTGGTCGAGGCCGTCCGCGAGGTCACCGAGGGGCGCGGTCCGAAAGTGGATCGGGAGTTGAGAATCAGCCCCTCGGGATGGATCCAGGTCCAGATCGCAGGGCAGTGGATGGACGGACAACTGCGCAACGTTGTGGTGGCCCTCCAGGACATTTCCGCCATCCGAAAGATGGAAGACGAGGTGCGCTCGGGTGAGCGAATGGCCACGATGGGGCATATGGCGGCGCGGATCGCCCACGAAATCAGAAATCCCATGGCCTCGATCACAGGTTCCGCGCAACTTTTGGGCGATTCGATGGCGGCCTCGGATGATGATCGACAGCTGCTGGGTTTGATCCGACGGGAGTCGGAGCGGTTGGATCGAATTCTCTCCGAGTTCTTGGATTATTCTCGACCTCGCATCCCTTCGCCGCGCCTGACGGTGGTGCCTGAACTCTTGAGCGAGATCCGGGAAATGGTCCTGGCACGGTTGGCCCGCGACGGACGGGAGGGCGTGACCATCAAGACCAAATGCCAGGGGATCAAGGAGGTCATGATCGATCGGGACATGATTCTTCAGGTTCTGTTCAACTTCGCCATCAACGGACTCCAAGCCATCCCCGAATCGATCCCGGGGATGATTCTTCTGGATGCTTCGGCCGATGCCGAACAGATCCGCTTCCGCGTGCGCGACAATGGGGTGGGGATGTCCTCGGAGGTGCTGCGGAAGGTCGGAGAGGCGTTTTTTACGACCCGCCAAGGGGGGGTGGGGCTGGGTGTTGCGATTTCTCGTCACCTAACCGCCTTGTTGGGTGGTACATTCAGGGTTCAGTCATTGGAGGGTCGAGGTACGGTTGTTGAAGTCGCCTTCCCGCAGCAGCAGAAACCCACAGGAACCGACCATGGAGATCTCAACGAGACGAATCGGAACTAGCCTCCTCCTCGACGTGGTTGGTCAGATCAAAGGCGCCGATTCCAATGAATTCCGCGCGGTGGTCAAACGCTTTCTCGAGGCGGGGGAAAGCGACTTGGTGATCAATTTGGAACAGGTCGGCTTCATCGACTCCTCCGGTGTGGGCATGCTCATCCACTGCCTGCACGAAGTCCGCGCGCATCATGGGGATTTGCGTCTGGTCAAACTGACCGAGGACATCCATGACTTGTTCGAGATGGTGGCGATCGATCGATTGTTCACCATCTACCCCTCGGAAGAGGAAATCCTGCCTTTGCAAAGGAAGAGCTAAAGTTTTCCGCTACCGCAGCCGAAAGATCCACTGAGGGTGTCATGAATATCAGCGGAATCCACTTATCCGGAGCCTTGAGTCCCCCGCCCGATGGGCCAAAGGGGACCAAAGCATCGCCCAATCCTTCGGTTTCGAAGAAGGATCGGGTGGAGCTTTCCAGCTCCTCGGAAAAGCGCGATCCCACCTCGGCAGGAATTGCTGCGGTCGCCGCCGCCGGAGATCCCGTCCGGGATGAACGGATCCAGGAAGTGCGCAAACGCCTGGAAGAAGGCTACTACGACCAGCCCGAGGTCATCGAGGCGACCGCAGATCGCCTCATCCGCAAGAAGCTGGTCTGATCAGGCCTTCCAGGCCCACGCCAACAGCCCGATTCCCAGCGCCAGACGGTACCAGGCAAAGGGAATGAACGTGTTCGAGCGGACGTAGCCCAACAGCCACTTCACGGCGAACAGGGCCACGATGGTGGCCGTGGTGAAGGCGACGAGCGTGTCTACCGAAAGCAATTCCGGCAGAGCCCCGGCCTTGACCTCTTTCAGGAGCTTGTAGCCACCGGCGGCGAACATGGTCGGGATGCCGACCAGGAAGGAGAATTCCACCGCGACGGGACGTGAAATTCCCACCAGCAGGGCCGCCATCACACAGGCTCCGGAACGGGAGGTTCCTGGAAAAGCGGCAGCGACCAATTGGGCGCCGGCAACGGCGAACACCATCGGCCAGGTGAAGGAGGCAGAGCCTTGGACCTTTTGTGCGCGTCGCTCCACCAGAAAGATCACCGGCGCTCCGACGAGCGTCGCGATCGCGATGGGTAGGATGTTGTCGGGCAGTTCGATTCCGGCTTTCTGCATCGCCAGTCCGCCGAAGCCCGTGATCAGGAAGGCGACCAGGATCTGGAGCAGTTCCCTCTGGGTTCCCGCCTCCTTGATCTTGAGAAACCAGGAGGCGATCCGTTCGCGAAACACCAGGGCGGAGGCGAGGATGGGGCCGACCTGGAGCAGGACATTGAACGCGTCCGACCGCTTGGTGTGCAGGAGATGTTCCGCGATCAGGATGTGCCCGGTGGAGGAAACGGGCAAAAATTCCGTCGCTCCTTCCACGATTCCGATGATGATGCTTTCGATCATAGGTTGGGAAACATAGGTTTCCTCCCATGAGACAGATCATGGTGGTCGGTGCGAATCCCGCGTGGCAGAAGATCGTCCGTTGCGAGCACCTCGTGCCCGGCGAGGTCGTGCGGGTGAAAAAATGCCAGGGGGGAGCGGCGGGCAAGGGATTCAATTGCGCCCAGGCGATCGCCGCGCTCGGTGAAAGCGCGCTCCTGGTGACGGGAATTGGCATCGATGGCGATTCATGGCGGTCGGCATGCCGCGATCATCGGCTGGAGGTGTTCGAGCTGCCGTTGGCGGGCGAAATCCGCACGGCCACCACCATCCAGGAAGCGGATGGAACTGTGACGGAAATTGTCGAAGAGGGCCCGGCCGCCGCCGGCTGGTCGCAGGAAGCGCTCGAGGAACGGATGTCTGCTCATCCGATCGATTGGCCGCTGGCGCTTTGCGGCACCTTTCCGGAAGGATTCGATCTTGGTCGCATCGCCGCCCGGTTGGAAGGCCGAAGCGCGATGGTCCTGGTGGATTCCATCCCTTTGGCGAGGGAACTTCTACAGCGGCCGGTGCACTGTCCGGGTCTGGTCCTGAAGTTGAATTTCACCGAATGGAAGTCTGTCACCCAGCACTGGACGGTGGATGGCGTTCTTTCGGAGGTGCGCAAACGACTTGGCGAAGTGCGTCTGGTGCTGACGGCTGGCGAGGATGGCGCCTACGCGGAAGACGGGTCCGGTCGGCGCCGACATTTTCCGGTCAGCCGCCACACGCAAGGATCGCAGGTCCACCCGATCGGCGCAGGGGACGCGTTCTCCGCCGGGGTCCTGGTCGCCAATGCGCGCGATCTGCCGTTTCTCGAGGCTTGTTCGTTCGGATCCGTGGCGGCGCAATTGTCCTGCCGTCATCCGCTTCCCTCCAGGCTTGTCCGTGACGAGGTCGATCGCGTGTGGGCGGAGCTCGCGTGACGGATCCGCGTACGCTCTGGGTGGCCGCCACCGCCCGCGAGGCGGCTGTTGTCCCTGGCCACGCACGGGTTCTGGTGACCGGTGTGGGGGCCGCTCGCGCGGCGTTGGAGCTTGGCTTGGCTCTGCGCGTGGAGTCGTTCGATCGGGTCGTTGGTATCGGGATCGCCGGGGCGTATCCTTCCGCGGGGCTTTCCCTGGGACAGGTCGTGGCCTTGGAGGAGGACGCCTTTCTGGATTTGGGCGCCGAGGATGGCGAACAGGTCCTGGACTTGTGGTCCCTCGGATTCGATCCAGGCTACCCCAGTCGGTTTCCTCTTTTGGTGCCGCCGTGGGCTCGCTCGCTGGCGGTCGTGAGAGGCGGAACCTGTGCGGTTTGCACGGGGTCGGAATCCACCCAGAAGCAACGCGAGGCCGCTGGGTTCCAGGTGGAATCGATGGAGGGAGCGGGTTGGGCCATGGCTTGCTGGAGGCTGGGAGTGCCTTTCGCCCAAGTACGATCCATCTCGAACATCGCCGGGCCTCGCGATCGTGGGGCTTGGAAGATGGATGCGGCTCTTGCCGCTCTGGCCAACATTGTGGAGGAAGCGTGTCGAACTTGAACCTTTCTCTGGCGATCAGTCCTTGTCCGAACGACACGTTTTTGTTCGAGTCGTTGGTTGGCGATGTGCGTACCGCCGGCGGGAGTGTCGACTTTCTGGACATCGCCCAGCTCAACGCCCTGCATGATGCCCCAGCGGGGCCGGATGTCGTCAAGGTTTCCTGCGCGAGTGCACCCCTGTTTCATGATCGCTATCGCTTGTTGCGCTGCGGGGGAGCCTTCGCGAAGGCGGTGGGGCCTCTGGTGTTGCACCGGCCCGAAATCTCCGGAGTGGGAGTTGGACTTCCCGGTCAAGGGACCACGGCCCATATCTTGTGGCGCATGTGGTGCCGGTCGCAAGGGATCGATCCCCACCCGGAAGAATTCGAGCGATTTGACCGGATCCCGGGGCGGCTGGCGGCCGGGGATTGGCGTCGGGCGGTGGTGATCCACGAGAGCCGGTTCACCTTCCGGGAGGCTGGCTTGGTGGAGGAGGCGGATCTGGGGGCGTTTTGGGACGGATCCACCGGACTCCCGGTTCCGTT
This DNA window, taken from Fibrobacterota bacterium, encodes the following:
- a CDS encoding undecaprenyl-diphosphate phosphatase, which encodes MIESIIIGIVEGATEFLPVSSTGHILIAEHLLHTKRSDAFNVLLQVGPILASALVFRERIASWFLKIKEAGTQRELLQILVAFLITGFGGLAMQKAGIELPDNILPIAIATLVGAPVIFLVERRAQKVQGSASFTWPMVFAVAGAQLVAAAFPGTSRSGACVMAALLVGISRPVAVEFSFLVGIPTMFAAGGYKLLKEVKAGALPELLSVDTLVAFTTATIVALFAVKWLLGYVRSNTFIPFAWYRLALGIGLLAWAWKA
- a CDS encoding flagellar biosynthesis anti-sigma factor FlgM; protein product: MSPPPDGPKGTKASPNPSVSKKDRVELSSSSEKRDPTSAGIAAVAAAGDPVRDERIQEVRKRLEEGYYDQPEVIEATADRLIRKKLV
- a CDS encoding STAS domain-containing protein — translated: MEISTRRIGTSLLLDVVGQIKGADSNEFRAVVKRFLEAGESDLVINLEQVGFIDSSGVGMLIHCLHEVRAHHGDLRLVKLTEDIHDLFEMVAIDRLFTIYPSEEEILPLQRKS
- a CDS encoding TraB/GumN family protein, translated to MTTETIPTVRVDDREILLLGTAHVSAESVLQVEAAIREAAPDCVCVELDEKRLQALSDPDAWKKLDLFTVIRQGQFSTLIANILLSSHQKRMGLQTGVRPGSELYKAVTTARELGIPVVLVDREIKTTLRRVWSLTPWWRRLKLSAGLLESVFETDKVTEEDLGKLREQDNLSSMMDEMGKEFPEVRQVMLDERDHFMVGRIRQAPGKRVLAVIGAGHRQGMTRLLETGEATQSEEVIGVVPASSKVWTWLGWGIPAVILAALAWIGIDQGAAKMGQSALFWALSTAIPAALGTLLAFGHPLTILSAFLSAPITTLVPVLGVGHVTALVQTWRVPPRVEEMENVTDDISHFRKWWTNRLLRIVLCFLLPGLPTTIGMAFGGWHIFKNI
- a CDS encoding Rieske (2Fe-2S) protein; translated protein: MKSDSNTVRVAATATLAIGEAKTFYLPDSDVQGLVLRTPVGLRAFRNQCRHWTVELDTGDADFWNPDLKMIQCKVHGALFRPEDGLCVYGPCSGHPLIAYELTEDGEDSLVTVPPS
- the mqnB gene encoding futalosine hydrolase, translating into MTDPRTLWVAATAREAAVVPGHARVLVTGVGAARAALELGLALRVESFDRVVGIGIAGAYPSAGLSLGQVVALEEDAFLDLGAEDGEQVLDLWSLGFDPGYPSRFPLLVPPWARSLAVVRGGTCAVCTGSESTQKQREAAGFQVESMEGAGWAMACWRLGVPFAQVRSISNIAGPRDRGAWKMDAALAALANIVEEACRT
- a CDS encoding type II secretion system F family protein; the encoded protein is MAKFAYKGKSVAGKSVEGEIEAESQQAAEALVKKRRIKDVTIRRSGSKGFQFGTGIGLKDLSRFTRQFSAMNQAGLPLIQCLEILSEQTENKNLATRIRKISTDIQGGGTLAESMEKHKPVFSELYCQMVRAGEAGGILDTILARLADYQEAAEALRRKVKGALTYPVMVAVVAAGAVVALMTLVVPVFANMFKDMGGTLPAPTRMVMSISDFLKGNIWWMLILVVGAVVGLLQAIKRSPKFKFFWDGMMLKLPMFGDLQRKSAVARFCRTLGTLLSSGVPIIDALTVTAKTSGNVVLEAGIFRTVEAISGGQSIAEPLKATGVFPPMVIQMIAVGERTGGLSDMLTRVSDFYDTEVEAAVEALTSMLEPLVIVVLGGIIGAVLIAMYLPMFEMAGSIK
- a CDS encoding 1,4-dihydroxy-6-naphthoate synthase is translated as MSNLNLSLAISPCPNDTFLFESLVGDVRTAGGSVDFLDIAQLNALHDAPAGPDVVKVSCASAPLFHDRYRLLRCGGAFAKAVGPLVLHRPEISGVGVGLPGQGTTAHILWRMWCRSQGIDPHPEEFERFDRIPGRLAAGDWRRAVVIHESRFTFREAGLVEEADLGAFWDGSTGLPVPLGCVLIRRELGEGVARRVAQVLVEGAKNAMERQEPSTPFVREHAAEMSADIQALHIRTYANERSLDCGSDGLAALLRLWEEARAIRPWDLESSALERWAAESVGI
- the pilB gene encoding type IV-A pilus assembly ATPase PilB, yielding MMVESGLISKEQLLLALKSQRSMGGKLGENLVRVGAFLDEEEIASFVAKQMNLGHISLSDIELDEETVRLIPQDLAMKYGVIVVSRTNKVLTVATSDPKNVYVLDAIKFITGCTVKPVVAAENQIRGCLEKYFQTSMQKEMADIIGAVGDDMEVVRESNDDAEAANALAAVDDAPLVKLVNKILIDAIRIRASDIHVEIYEKVMRVRYRVDGTLREISTLPFKLRHAIISRIKIMSNLDISERRLPQDGRIKLKTPSGKMVDLRVNSLPCIFGEKVVMRILDQSNLQLDLIKLGLHEKGLRDLQEAIDAPFGMILVTGPTGSGKSTTLYSAMSTINDVGINIMTAEDPVEYNLHGINQVQMHSEIGLTFAAALRAFLRQDPDVIMVGEMRDLETAEIGVKAALTGHLVLSTLHTNDAPSTINRLVDMGIEPFLVASSCRLIIAQRLVRKVCADCKTPDPESKTPALQRLLRLDDDAFARLEPMKGRGCDTCGGSGYKGRQGVYEIMPISPAIKQLIIDRASIEEIRQAAVSDGVLTLRAAALKLLMEGQTTAQEVIRSTDT
- a CDS encoding type IV pilus twitching motility protein PilT; translation: MVNVLELITKMIEWKASDLHITVNSPPMLRVDGGLRPFDNHPLTPEEAQQVCYSVMKEEQKKKFEDFDLDKEKGRQVDFSFGIRHQMSDGRPFEARFRANVFMQRGNTAMVMRHIPTEIRGFEELGLPRITGEFCDRARGLVLLTGPTGSGKSTSLASMIDKINTERSEHILTIEDPIEFVHKHKRCIVNQREVYSDTASFTQALKVALRQDPDVVLLGEMRDRETVEIGLQIAETGHLTFATLHTNSAPQTINRIIDMFQQGERDAVRGQLAFVLEGVICQQLIPKIGGGRVIATEVLNVTPAIRSLIRDDKVHQMQGIMEVSQKYGMQTLNMDLAKLVISRKITKDDAIMYSSDPEQLDKFISGNFRL